From the genome of Salvelinus fontinalis isolate EN_2023a chromosome 20, ASM2944872v1, whole genome shotgun sequence, one region includes:
- the LOC129817241 gene encoding consortin-like → MGNKSTSPPRDPDTETPQREEANNTETASGSGPPGPSPDLLASLQSLGEHSDHTLLPQSLHQIAEAYSLVEEYQWAVQFLQLERLYHERLLSNLAALQEDWESQWRKRNRAAESTSPGETNSIGQEHIEILRQICRTHQRPMLGAEKSMADTVLKDNHNTKEQCERNERESPSHHGKVRGSNPVRQGEEDFEQTTPTGADSAMAEEEGGVVERGVEEGGVDEMEAEGQVDEEEVFEESPEEEVQVVEWPAGVPQASAKDLVKLSHVEESSSPDGLVSILKRRRASLDGLPPEGPDASKENSKRKVRFSEPEDGMEPDEVGGDSCLILLLLCLVTVVISLGGTALYCTLVDTYSSICTDFSHNVDFYVVQVHHFLDGLRHWLSIRS, encoded by the exons GAAGTGGCCCCCCAGGCCCCAGCCCTGACCTGCTAGCCTCACTACAGTCTTTGGGAGAACACAGTGaccacacactgctgccacagtCTCTACACCAG ATAGCGGAGGCCTACTCCCTGGTAGAGGAAT ATCAGTGGGCAGTGCAGTTCCTGCAGCTGGAGAGGCTATATCATGAGCGCCTCTTGTCCAACCTCGCCGCCCTGCAGGAAGACTGGG AGAGCCAGTGGAGAAAGCGTAACAGAGCAGCGGAGAGCACCTCACCAGGTGAAACCAACAGCATTGGACAGGAACACATAGAAATACTGCGCCAGATCTGCAGGACGCACCAGAG GCCAATGCTTGGTGCGGAAAAG AGCATGGCAGACACAGTGCTGAAAGACAACCACAACACCAAGGAGCAATgtgagaggaatgagagagaatCACCATCCCACCATGGAAAAG TCAGAGGCAGCAACCCTGTAAGACAGGGTGAGGAGGATTTTGAGCAGACCACGCCAACAGGAGCTGACTCTGCCATggctgaggaggagggaggagtggtggagagaggtgtggaggagggaggagtggacgAGATGGAGGCGGAAGGGcaggtggatgaagaggaggtgTTTGAGGAGAGTCCAGAAGAGGAGGTGCAGGTGGTGGAGTGGCCAGCGGGGGTTCCCCAAGCCTCAGCCAAAGACCTGGTTAAACTCTCTCATGTGGAGGAG AGCTCCTCACCAGATGGCCTGGTGTCCATTCTGAAAAGGAGGAGGGCGTCGCTAGATGGCCTGCCCCCAGAGGGTCCCGATGCATCCAAAGAGAACTCCAAACGCAAGGTGCGCTTCAGCGAGCCAGAGGATGGCATGGAACCAG ACGAGGTGGGTGGAGACTCTTGTTTGATCCTGCTGTTGTTGTGCTTAGTAACCGTGGTAATCAGTCTGGGCGGGACTGCTCTGTACTGCACGCTAGTGGACACCTACAGTAGTATCTGCACCGACTTCTCTCACAACGTGGACTTTTACGTGGTCCAAGTACACCACTTCCTGGACGGGCTCAGACACTGGCTGTCCATACGCTCATAG